One part of the Phragmites australis chromosome 3, lpPhrAust1.1, whole genome shotgun sequence genome encodes these proteins:
- the LOC133912625 gene encoding lysine-specific demethylase JMJ21 isoform X1, protein MEAAGDGRREAALGGLAVLPDEVLCAVVDLLPPADIGRLACVSSVMYILCNEEPLWMSKCLSIGGLLEYKGSWKKTTLCRLGLCSENDEAYQKPRHFDGFNSFYLYRRWYRCFTTLSSFSFDDGHVERKDDLLLDQFRSQYDGKGPVLLTKLAETWPARTKWTMQQLTKDYGEVPFRISQRSPQKITMKLKDYLSYMELQHDEDPLYIFDDKFGESAPALLEDYSVPHLFQEDFFDILDYEQRPAFRWLIIGPERSGASWHVDPGLTSAWNTLLCGRKRWALYPPGRVPGGVTVHVSDEDGDVDIETPTSLQWWLDIYPNLAENEKPLECTQLSGETIFVPSGWWHCVLNLETTVAVTQNFVNQSNFQHACLDMAPGHSHKGVCRAGLLAVPGTSVKDNEHHPPGTVSRWHHPDISRKEKRLKGSEPLRTLNSENQCSSFEFSGVQGSLENQAFSYDIDFLSQFLEKERDHYSSVWSPTNSIGQREAREWLRRLWVLRRDLRELIWKGACLAISVDKWYSCLQEICLCHSLPLPTEDEKLPVGTGSNPVFIVSGNVIKIYAEGGLGYSVHGLGTELEFYDLLRKVDSPLINHIPEIIASGFLEYKDAIYRTVPWDGKGIPDVLAKHYPLEASYANSCFPLGLWSKQRFGMSSSSDVSNRPIWPYMVTRKCKGDIFARIHDTLSKTDILLLASSLGVQMRNIHLLPLPHMDVPKSGDNNVKEMAGPVCDDDMILPEWKQLVSTLNGRKKNVKKHLANWGNSVPQVLIEKAEEYLPPNMGFFIKFDKDDGEPVYPFPSWIHSDIMDDNILIEGITNLGSSSDIKKICEGDLEKINAIHIIDFSDLSVGDPLCDIIPLHLDVFRGDIDLLREFLRSYQLPFLRGESNTDLYKSVRHSKFSRASYRAMCYCILHEDNVLAAIFSLWKELRAATCWEDVEHFVWEELNRYQQSCTL, encoded by the exons ATGGAAGCGGCGGGCGACGGCCGCAGGGAGGCGGCGCTGGGCGGCCTCGCCGTGCTCCCCGACGAGGTGCTCTGCGCCGTCGTCGACCTCCTCCCGCCCGCCGACATCGGCCGCCTCGCATGCGTCAGCAG TGTCATGTATATACTATGTAATGAAGAACCTCTCTGGATGAGCAAATGTCTTTCGATTGGAGGCCTTCTTGAGTACAAAGGTTCTTGGAAGAAGACAACATTATGTAG gcttggtctttgttcaGAAAATGATGAGGCTTATCAGAAGCCTCGTCATTTTGATG GGTTCAATTCTTTTTATCTATACAGGAGATGGTACAGATGTTTTACTACGTTGAGTAGTTTTTCCTTTGATGATGGACACGTAGAAAGGAAAGATGACCTTTTGTTGGATCAATTTCGTTCTCAATATGATGGAAAAGGGCCA GTTTTGCTTACTAAGTTGGCTGAAACCTGGCCCGCAAGGACTAAATGGACAATGCAGCAACTGACGAAGGATTATGGTGAAGTTCCATTCAGGATATCACAAAGAAGTCCTCAGAAGATAACAATGAAACTAAAGGATTATCTTTCTTACATGGAACTACAGCATGACGAAGATCCTCTTTACATATTTGATGATAAG TTCGGAGAATCAGCACCTGCACTATTGGAAGATTACAGTGTCCCTCATCTATTCCAAGaagatttttttgatattttggatTATGAGCAACGACCGGCATTCAGATGGCTTATTATTGGACCAGAGAGATCAGGTGCTTCTTGGCATGTTGATCCAGGACTAACAAGTGCATGGAATACTCTTCTTTGCGGCCGGAAAAG ATGGGCATTGTACCCCCCAGGAAGAGTGCCTGGTGGTGTCACAGTACACGTAAGTGATGAAGACGGTGATGTTGACATTGAAACCCCAACATCATTGCAG TGGTGGCTTGATATCTATCCAAACCTTGCTGAAAATGAGAAGCCACTGGAATGCACACAATTATCAGGAGAAACCATATTTGTTCCTAGTGGGTGGTGGCATTGTGTTTTGAACCTCGAGACAACAGTTGCAGTGACACAAAACTTTGTAAATCAGTCTAATTTTCAGCATGCATGTCTGGATATGGCACCTGGTCACAGTCACAAAGGAGTTTGCCGTGCTGGCTTACTTGCTGTTCCGGGAACATCTGTTAAAGATAATGAACATCATCCACCTGGCACAGTGAGTAGATGGCACCACCCTGACATCAGCCGTAAGGAAAAAAGGCTGAAAGGTTCAGAACCTCTAAGAACTTTGAATAGTGAAAATCAGTGTTCCTCCTTTGAGTTCTCAGGTGTTCAGGGAAGTTTGGAGAATCAAGCTTTTTCATATGATATAGATTTCTTGTCCCAATTCCTTGAGAAAGAAAGGGATCACTATTCTTCTGTCTGGAGCCCGACTAATTCAATTGGGCAGAGAGAAGCAAGAGAATGGTTGCGCAGGCTGTGGGTTCTTAGACGTGACCTAAGAGAACTAATATGGAAG GGGGCATGCCTAGCAATTAGTGTTGACAAATGGTATTCATGCTTACAGGAAATATGTTTATGCCATAGTTTACCACTGCCCACAGAGGATGAGAAGCTTCCTGTTGGCACAGGTAGCAACCCA GTCTTCATTGTCTCAGGCAATGTGATTAAAATATATGCTGAAGGAGGGTTGGGTTATTCTGTCCATGGTCTGGGCACAGAG CTTGAGTTCTATGATCTCCTGCGAAAAGTCGATTCACCTTTGATCAATCACATCCCTGAGATCATTGCAAGTGGCTTTCTTGAGTATAAGGATGCTATCTACAGGACGGTTCCATGGGATGGAAAAGGAATACCAGATGTTTTGGCTAAGCACTACCCATTGGAGGCTTCTTATGCAAACAGCTGTTTTCCTCTTGGGCTGTGGAGCAAGCAACGATTTGGAATGAGCAGTTCATCTGATGTTTCAAACAGACCAATTTGGCCTTACATGGTTACCAGAAAGTGTAAAGGAGATATTTTTGCTCGCAT CCATGATACGCTGTCCAAGACTGACATTCTTCTTCTTGCATCGTCTTTGGGGGTTCAAATGCGAAATATACATCTATTACCCCTGCCACATATGGATGTACCCAAATCTGGGGACAATAATGTGAAAGAAATGGCAGGACCAGTTTGTGATGATGACATGATTCTACCTGAATGGAAGCAACTAGTTTCTACTCTAAATGGGAGAAAGAAGAATGTAAAGAAGCACCTAGCTAACTG GGGGAATTCTGTTCCACAAGTTCTAATTGAGAAGGCTGAAGAATATCTCCCTCCCAATATGGGTTTCTTCATCAAGTTTGATAAG GATGATGGTGAACCGGTGTACCCATTCCCCTCTTGGATACATTCAGATATTATGGACGATAACATTCTCATCGAGGGGATCACAAATTTGGGTTCTTCCAGTGACATCAAAAAAATTTGCGAAGGAGATCTGGAAAAAATTAATGCAATTCACATTATTGATTTCAGTGATCTGTCCGTCG GGGATCCTTTATGCGACATAATTCCACTGCACTTGGATGTTTTCCGGGGTGATATTGACCTTCTCAGGGAGTTCCTACGAAGCTACCAGCTTCCTTTTCTGAGGGGGGAATCAAATACTGATCTCTACAAGTCAGTGCGACATTCCAAGTTCAGCAGGGCATCATATCGTGCAAT GTGCTACTGTATACTACACGAGGACAACGTCTTGGCAGCTATCTTCAGCTTGTGGAAGGAGCTGAGGGCTGCAACGTGTTGGGAGGATGTGGAGCATTTCGTCTGGGAAGAGCTGAATCGATACCAGCAATCCTGCACTCTGTAG
- the LOC133912625 gene encoding lysine-specific demethylase JMJ21 isoform X2: MEAAGDGRREAALGGLAVLPDEVLCAVVDLLPPADIGRLACVSSVMYILCNEEPLWMSKCLSIGGLLEYKGSWKKTTLCRLGLCSENDEAYQKPRHFDGFNSFYLYRRWYRCFTTLSSFSFDDGHVERKDDLLLDQFRSQYDGKGPVLLTKLAETWPARTKWTMQQLTKDYGEVPFRISQRSPQKITMKLKDYLSYMELQHDEDPLYIFDDKFGESAPALLEDYSVPHLFQEDFFDILDYEQRPAFRWLIIGPERSGASWHVDPGLTSAWNTLLCGRKRWALYPPGRVPGGVTVHVSDEDGDVDIETPTSLQWWLDIYPNLAENEKPLECTQLSGETIFVPSGWWHCVLNLETTVAVTQNFVNQSNFQHACLDMAPGHSHKGVCRAGLLAVPGTSVKDNEHHPPGTVSRWHHPDISRKEKRLKGSEPLRTLNSENQCSSFEFSGVQGSLENQAFSYDIDFLSQFLEKERDHYSSVWSPTNSIGQREAREWLRRLWVLRRDLRELIWKGACLAISVDKWYSCLQEICLCHSLPLPTEDEKLPVGTGSNPVFIVSGNVIKIYAEGGLGYSVHGLGTELEFYDLLRKVDSPLINHIPEIIASGFLEYKDAIYRTVPWDGKGIPDVLAKHYPLEASYANSCFPLGLWSKQRFGMSSSSDVSNRPIWPYMVTRKCKGDIFARIHDTLSKTDILLLASSLGVQMRNIHLLPLPHMDVPKSGDNNVKEMAGPVCDDDMILPEWKQLVSTLNGRKKNVKKHLANWGNSVPQVLIEKAEEYLPPNMGFFIKFDKILWTITFSSRGSQIWVLPVTSKKFAKEIWKKLMQFTLLISVICPSGILYAT; the protein is encoded by the exons ATGGAAGCGGCGGGCGACGGCCGCAGGGAGGCGGCGCTGGGCGGCCTCGCCGTGCTCCCCGACGAGGTGCTCTGCGCCGTCGTCGACCTCCTCCCGCCCGCCGACATCGGCCGCCTCGCATGCGTCAGCAG TGTCATGTATATACTATGTAATGAAGAACCTCTCTGGATGAGCAAATGTCTTTCGATTGGAGGCCTTCTTGAGTACAAAGGTTCTTGGAAGAAGACAACATTATGTAG gcttggtctttgttcaGAAAATGATGAGGCTTATCAGAAGCCTCGTCATTTTGATG GGTTCAATTCTTTTTATCTATACAGGAGATGGTACAGATGTTTTACTACGTTGAGTAGTTTTTCCTTTGATGATGGACACGTAGAAAGGAAAGATGACCTTTTGTTGGATCAATTTCGTTCTCAATATGATGGAAAAGGGCCA GTTTTGCTTACTAAGTTGGCTGAAACCTGGCCCGCAAGGACTAAATGGACAATGCAGCAACTGACGAAGGATTATGGTGAAGTTCCATTCAGGATATCACAAAGAAGTCCTCAGAAGATAACAATGAAACTAAAGGATTATCTTTCTTACATGGAACTACAGCATGACGAAGATCCTCTTTACATATTTGATGATAAG TTCGGAGAATCAGCACCTGCACTATTGGAAGATTACAGTGTCCCTCATCTATTCCAAGaagatttttttgatattttggatTATGAGCAACGACCGGCATTCAGATGGCTTATTATTGGACCAGAGAGATCAGGTGCTTCTTGGCATGTTGATCCAGGACTAACAAGTGCATGGAATACTCTTCTTTGCGGCCGGAAAAG ATGGGCATTGTACCCCCCAGGAAGAGTGCCTGGTGGTGTCACAGTACACGTAAGTGATGAAGACGGTGATGTTGACATTGAAACCCCAACATCATTGCAG TGGTGGCTTGATATCTATCCAAACCTTGCTGAAAATGAGAAGCCACTGGAATGCACACAATTATCAGGAGAAACCATATTTGTTCCTAGTGGGTGGTGGCATTGTGTTTTGAACCTCGAGACAACAGTTGCAGTGACACAAAACTTTGTAAATCAGTCTAATTTTCAGCATGCATGTCTGGATATGGCACCTGGTCACAGTCACAAAGGAGTTTGCCGTGCTGGCTTACTTGCTGTTCCGGGAACATCTGTTAAAGATAATGAACATCATCCACCTGGCACAGTGAGTAGATGGCACCACCCTGACATCAGCCGTAAGGAAAAAAGGCTGAAAGGTTCAGAACCTCTAAGAACTTTGAATAGTGAAAATCAGTGTTCCTCCTTTGAGTTCTCAGGTGTTCAGGGAAGTTTGGAGAATCAAGCTTTTTCATATGATATAGATTTCTTGTCCCAATTCCTTGAGAAAGAAAGGGATCACTATTCTTCTGTCTGGAGCCCGACTAATTCAATTGGGCAGAGAGAAGCAAGAGAATGGTTGCGCAGGCTGTGGGTTCTTAGACGTGACCTAAGAGAACTAATATGGAAG GGGGCATGCCTAGCAATTAGTGTTGACAAATGGTATTCATGCTTACAGGAAATATGTTTATGCCATAGTTTACCACTGCCCACAGAGGATGAGAAGCTTCCTGTTGGCACAGGTAGCAACCCA GTCTTCATTGTCTCAGGCAATGTGATTAAAATATATGCTGAAGGAGGGTTGGGTTATTCTGTCCATGGTCTGGGCACAGAG CTTGAGTTCTATGATCTCCTGCGAAAAGTCGATTCACCTTTGATCAATCACATCCCTGAGATCATTGCAAGTGGCTTTCTTGAGTATAAGGATGCTATCTACAGGACGGTTCCATGGGATGGAAAAGGAATACCAGATGTTTTGGCTAAGCACTACCCATTGGAGGCTTCTTATGCAAACAGCTGTTTTCCTCTTGGGCTGTGGAGCAAGCAACGATTTGGAATGAGCAGTTCATCTGATGTTTCAAACAGACCAATTTGGCCTTACATGGTTACCAGAAAGTGTAAAGGAGATATTTTTGCTCGCAT CCATGATACGCTGTCCAAGACTGACATTCTTCTTCTTGCATCGTCTTTGGGGGTTCAAATGCGAAATATACATCTATTACCCCTGCCACATATGGATGTACCCAAATCTGGGGACAATAATGTGAAAGAAATGGCAGGACCAGTTTGTGATGATGACATGATTCTACCTGAATGGAAGCAACTAGTTTCTACTCTAAATGGGAGAAAGAAGAATGTAAAGAAGCACCTAGCTAACTG GGGGAATTCTGTTCCACAAGTTCTAATTGAGAAGGCTGAAGAATATCTCCCTCCCAATATGGGTTTCTTCATCAAGTTTGATAAG ATATTATGGACGATAACATTCTCATCGAGGGGATCACAAATTTGGGTTCTTCCAGTGACATCAAAAAAATTTGCGAAGGAGATCTGGAAAAAATTAATGCAATTCACATTATTGATTTCAGTGATCTGTCCGTCG GGGATCCTTTATGCGACATAA